One region of Manduca sexta isolate Smith_Timp_Sample1 chromosome 25, JHU_Msex_v1.0, whole genome shotgun sequence genomic DNA includes:
- the LOC115449893 gene encoding monocarboxylate transporter 9 isoform X1 yields the protein MSVKKQECSDEKYELVPPEGGWGYAVCVGLSVIFIAGTAHQPVFGFIYNEFLDELGVGTGAVTVVYGVFQVTVAVAGFSANIALKKLSLRQVGLIGAFIYTIASFLAIFVVSTTQLVLTNGFLQGLGMGLLIPVSYTSFNSYFTKKKVLYLSLCKASIGLITMVYPLFVKFTMNEYGFRGTLAILCGISAHSIFGAMVMHPVKWHMVKQLKTCEAIVLIPPTPAVETNIDKFNFTKNTEPITETDNAKSMENLCQIKRSETRKGSELLFVPKLADSRRLSIPVVLIPDDGKTDSKFNSSDNVYLENLYKAASVSSLGNFGSIAVEPMPIIKNREGKWQTVAEFLDLTLLKDLVYDNIIFGMALTFFADLTFFTLEPLFLDKNNLSRAEIANIIALGGATDMSARLFLGVAGQFFRMNSRYMFFAGALLAALVRLVFIQFTTYLPLLILTGILGAIRSLVHIAQPIVMAEHVPIERYPPAYGLYMLLAGGLSLTVGPMIGFIRDFTGSYTIAFNMLTACNLCCVVPWAIEFILNYRKQRRHKSTSRI from the exons ATGAGTGTGAAAAAACAAGAGTGCAGTGATGAAAAATATGAGCTGGTACCTCCTGAAGGAGGATGGGGTTATGCTGTGTGCGTCGGACTCTCTGTTATATTT atagcTGGCACAGCCCACCAGCCAGTGTTCGGGTTCATTTACAACGAGTTCTTGGACGAGCTTGGGGTCGGTACGGGAGCCGTGACCGTGGTCTACGGAGTGTTTCAAGTCACGGTTGCTGTTGCTG GTTTCTCGGCGAATATAGCTCTGAAGAAACTATCGTTACGACAAGTCGGGCTTATAGGGgcttttatatatacaatagCATCGTTCCTAGCAATATTCGTAGTATCTACAACACAACTAGTCTTAACAAATGGATTCCTGCAGGGTTTGGGCATGGGCCTTCTGATTCCTGTCTCCTACACAAGTTTCAACAGttattttacaaagaaaaaagtACTTTACTTAAGTTTATGTAAGGCGTCAATTGGTTTGATCACGATGGTGTATCCTCTCTTTGTGAAATTCACGATGAACGAGTACGGATTCAGAGGAACACTCGCCATACTTTGCGGTATATCAGCCCATAGCATTTTTGGAGCAATGGTCATGCACCCAGTCAAATGGCATATGGTGAAACAATTGAAGACATGTGAAGCAATTGTTT TGATACCGCCCACACCAGCAGTAGAGACCAACATCGACAAATTCAATTTCACCAAAAATACCGAGCCAATCACAGAGACGGACAACGCGAAATCAATGGAAAATTTGTGCCAGATCAAACGTTCGGAAACCCGAAAAGGGTCGGAATTATTATTTGTGCCAAAATTGGCCGATTCCAGGCGGCTGAGCATTCCAGTGGTGTTGATACCAGATGATGGAAAGACTGACAGTAAATTTAATTCAAGCGATAACGTATACTTAGAGAATTTGTACAAAGCCGCTTCTGTGTCCAGTTTGGGCAATTTTGGAAGTATAGCTGTAGAGCCTATGCCTATTATTAAGAATAGAGAGGGGAAGTG GCAAACGGTCGCAGAGTTCCTAGACTTGACTTTATTAAAAGATTTAGTTTacgacaacataatatttggtATGGCGTTGACATTTTTTGCCGACCTTACTTTCTTCACACTAGAACCATTGTTTTTGGATAAGAATAATTTAAGTCgg GCAGAAATAGCGAATATAATCGCGCTAGGTGGCGCAACAGATATGTCAGCAAGATTATTCCTGGGCGTGGCAGGGCAGTTCTTCCGAATGAACAGTCGATACATGTTTTTCGCAGGAGCATTGCTAGCTGCTCTAGTCAGATTAG TGTTCATACAGTTCACAACGTACCTGCCATTACTAATCCTGACTGGCATTCTTGGAGCCATAAGGTCCTTGGTCCACATCGCTCAGCCTATAGTCATGGCTGAACATGTACCCATAGAAAGGTACCCTCCAGCGTACGGGCTGTATATGCTGCTAGCCGGAGGACTCAGTTTAACTGTTGGACCCATGATAG GGTTCATCCGCGACTTCACTGGGAGTTACACCATCGCCTTCAACATGCTCACAGCGTGTAATCTCTGCTGTGTTGTACCCTGGGCCATAGAATTTATACTTAACTATAGGAAGCAGAGGCGGCACAAATCGACCAGTCGGATATGA
- the LOC115449893 gene encoding monocarboxylate transporter 9 isoform X2: MGLCCVRRTLCYISGTAHQPVFGFIYNEFLDELGVGTGAVTVVYGVFQVTVAVAGFSANIALKKLSLRQVGLIGAFIYTIASFLAIFVVSTTQLVLTNGFLQGLGMGLLIPVSYTSFNSYFTKKKVLYLSLCKASIGLITMVYPLFVKFTMNEYGFRGTLAILCGISAHSIFGAMVMHPVKWHMVKQLKTCEAIVLIPPTPAVETNIDKFNFTKNTEPITETDNAKSMENLCQIKRSETRKGSELLFVPKLADSRRLSIPVVLIPDDGKTDSKFNSSDNVYLENLYKAASVSSLGNFGSIAVEPMPIIKNREGKWQTVAEFLDLTLLKDLVYDNIIFGMALTFFADLTFFTLEPLFLDKNNLSRAEIANIIALGGATDMSARLFLGVAGQFFRMNSRYMFFAGALLAALVRLVFIQFTTYLPLLILTGILGAIRSLVHIAQPIVMAEHVPIERYPPAYGLYMLLAGGLSLTVGPMIGFIRDFTGSYTIAFNMLTACNLCCVVPWAIEFILNYRKQRRHKSTSRI, encoded by the exons ATGGGGTTATGCTGTGTGCGTCGGACTCTCTGTTATATTT cTGGCACAGCCCACCAGCCAGTGTTCGGGTTCATTTACAACGAGTTCTTGGACGAGCTTGGGGTCGGTACGGGAGCCGTGACCGTGGTCTACGGAGTGTTTCAAGTCACGGTTGCTGTTGCTG GTTTCTCGGCGAATATAGCTCTGAAGAAACTATCGTTACGACAAGTCGGGCTTATAGGGgcttttatatatacaatagCATCGTTCCTAGCAATATTCGTAGTATCTACAACACAACTAGTCTTAACAAATGGATTCCTGCAGGGTTTGGGCATGGGCCTTCTGATTCCTGTCTCCTACACAAGTTTCAACAGttattttacaaagaaaaaagtACTTTACTTAAGTTTATGTAAGGCGTCAATTGGTTTGATCACGATGGTGTATCCTCTCTTTGTGAAATTCACGATGAACGAGTACGGATTCAGAGGAACACTCGCCATACTTTGCGGTATATCAGCCCATAGCATTTTTGGAGCAATGGTCATGCACCCAGTCAAATGGCATATGGTGAAACAATTGAAGACATGTGAAGCAATTGTTT TGATACCGCCCACACCAGCAGTAGAGACCAACATCGACAAATTCAATTTCACCAAAAATACCGAGCCAATCACAGAGACGGACAACGCGAAATCAATGGAAAATTTGTGCCAGATCAAACGTTCGGAAACCCGAAAAGGGTCGGAATTATTATTTGTGCCAAAATTGGCCGATTCCAGGCGGCTGAGCATTCCAGTGGTGTTGATACCAGATGATGGAAAGACTGACAGTAAATTTAATTCAAGCGATAACGTATACTTAGAGAATTTGTACAAAGCCGCTTCTGTGTCCAGTTTGGGCAATTTTGGAAGTATAGCTGTAGAGCCTATGCCTATTATTAAGAATAGAGAGGGGAAGTG GCAAACGGTCGCAGAGTTCCTAGACTTGACTTTATTAAAAGATTTAGTTTacgacaacataatatttggtATGGCGTTGACATTTTTTGCCGACCTTACTTTCTTCACACTAGAACCATTGTTTTTGGATAAGAATAATTTAAGTCgg GCAGAAATAGCGAATATAATCGCGCTAGGTGGCGCAACAGATATGTCAGCAAGATTATTCCTGGGCGTGGCAGGGCAGTTCTTCCGAATGAACAGTCGATACATGTTTTTCGCAGGAGCATTGCTAGCTGCTCTAGTCAGATTAG TGTTCATACAGTTCACAACGTACCTGCCATTACTAATCCTGACTGGCATTCTTGGAGCCATAAGGTCCTTGGTCCACATCGCTCAGCCTATAGTCATGGCTGAACATGTACCCATAGAAAGGTACCCTCCAGCGTACGGGCTGTATATGCTGCTAGCCGGAGGACTCAGTTTAACTGTTGGACCCATGATAG GGTTCATCCGCGACTTCACTGGGAGTTACACCATCGCCTTCAACATGCTCACAGCGTGTAATCTCTGCTGTGTTGTACCCTGGGCCATAGAATTTATACTTAACTATAGGAAGCAGAGGCGGCACAAATCGACCAGTCGGATATGA